The stretch of DNA AAAGTTGGCGACATGTTTCTCGGCATTTTGCGGTTCAGGCATTACCGCAACTTCGGTGCGGCGATTGCGCTCACCCAGGACCTGGATTTTACCGCGGCGGCTGAGAAACAGTTGCCCATCGGTCCCGTAAAACTCAGCGCCACTATCGACGTTGTGCGGATAGTTGGTGGACCACAACCGTTGTTCATAGATGAACATCCGCCGGTTGCCCGGCTTGCCGTCGCCGGGATATTCGAAGGTGACTTGTTGCGTATCGGGAAATTGCTGATCGTCGTCAAAGAAATATTTCCCACCCACGGCTGTGACTTTCGAGGGGTGCGTCGTGACGCCCAGTCCCCAGCGCGCATAATCAATATCGTGCACGCCATCGTTCCCCATGTCGCCCGTGCCAAAGTCGTACCACCAATGCCAACCATCATGAACGCGGTTCTCCTGGTAGGGAACCATCGCTGCCGGGCCGACCCAATTGTCGTAGTCCAGTCCGTCGGGCGCCTCACTCGGTTTACCATGACCAATGGATTTGCGCTTTTGAATATTCCAGGCTTTAACCACCAGCACATCGCCGATAATCCCCTCACGCAATTTTTGCACCGCCTCGATCATCATGTCGGTGCTGCGGACCTGTGTGCCATGTTGCACAATCCGTTTGTTACGTCGTGCCGCATCGACCAATAAGCGGCCTTCGCGGATATTGTGCGAGCACGGTTTTTCGACATACACATGCTTGCCCGCTTCGCAGGCTAAAATCGCCGCCGGCGCATGCCAATGGTCGGGCGTGGCCACAATCACGGCGTCGACAGCTTTGTCGTCCAGCACCCGCCGCATATCATTGACCGCTTGAGGAGTCTTGCCGGAGATCTCGCGTCCCCCGCGAGCGAGCCGGTCCTGGTCGACGTCGCAAAGATAGGTGACCTCCACGTTTTTTTCGTTGGCGAACAGGCCGGAAAGATACGTTCCCCGCCCCCCGCAGCCAATGAGTCCCACGGTCACCTTGTCCGCCGCGCTGGCGGCTCGTGCCGGCATGGCCATGGCTCCCAGGCCGGTTAGTACGGAGCCTTGTAGAAACGTGCGACGATTCGTAGTCGGCATCTTTGGGCCTCCCTGTGTGGAACGACTGAGTCGGCATGATCATCTGCAATCCGTATTATGCATCATTGTGCCAGCAGAATCCGTGGTTTGCCATGTCAAAAGCTGCCGATCAGTAAACAGACGGGTTTCGTCTCAACGCGGCAGTGCGTATAATTCGATTCCGCGTCAGGCAGGGTGCCCGCCTCGCACGCCAACAACTTCCCCAACGTGTAAGAAATCAAATGGGATTTGAAAACAGAGACTACGCCCGCAGCGGCAACAGCGGTGGCTATGGCGGCGGCTATGGCAATTCCGGTGGCAATTGGGCGATCAATTACCTGTTGGTCGCCAACATCGCCATTTTCCTGCTGCAGCAGCTTTCTCGCCAGCCAGGAATGGGCGCTGGTAATGACCCGGTATCGAATTATCTCAGTTTGAGTCTCCATTCCCTGGAGCAATTCCAAATCTGGCGATTGGTCACCTACGGTTTTTGCCACGGCAGCTTTATGCACATTTTTTTCAACATGTACGTGCTGTGGATGTTTGGCCGCATTGTTGAACCGATTTACGGCTCCAAGGAATTTCTGGCATTTTACCTGACTGGCATAGTTGTCAGCGGACTATGCCACGTCGGGATTCAACTCGTTGACGGAAACATCGCCGGTGTGATTGGGGCATCGGGCGGCGTGAATGCGGTCGTCTTTTTGTGTGCCATGCTTTATCCACGGATGACGATCCTGTTTATGTTCGTGATCCCCATCGAGTTTCGATTCTTGGCCGTGGGTTACGCACTCATCGATCTGTTCGGCGTCATCAGCCCTGGTGATTCGGTGATCGCCCACGCGGCCCACTTGGGGGGAGCGGCATTTGGTGTCGCCTACAAATACTTTGGCTGGCGGATCATGCCGCTGCTCAGTTTTGGCAATTGGAAAATGCCAAAGCGCCGTCCCAAGCCCAATCCCGAGATCCGCCCCTATCGCCCGCCGGAACCGCCCGCGTCACAAAATCTCGATAGCCGCGTGGATGAGATTTTGATCAAAATTCAGGAGCAGGGCGAAGCTAGCCTGACTGATGAGGAACGCAAAATCCTCACCGATGCCAGCAAGAAATACAAAAACCGCCCCTAGCAACATATCGAATAACGGGTGCCACTGGCGGCTCGTCCCAATCCTGTTCGGCACGGAATTTGCGCCATGGGATATGGTAGTCGATAAAACTGCCAATTTGACGGGGAGGCGCCCTGTGGCCAGGAAGAAAGCGAAGCGGGTTTCCGATGCGGATTTGACCGGACTGAAATATCTGAAACGAATCTCTTCGCTGCTCAAACGCTTGCGGCCCGTCGGCTGCGAACGGGACAAAGCCGGCAATCGTGACTTGTTTTTTGATCAGTATTGCGGGTTGATGCTGCTGTCTATGTTCAACCCGATCGTCACTTCGCTGCGCGGCA from Symmachiella dynata encodes:
- a CDS encoding Gfo/Idh/MocA family protein yields the protein MPTTNRRTFLQGSVLTGLGAMAMPARAASAADKVTVGLIGCGGRGTYLSGLFANEKNVEVTYLCDVDQDRLARGGREISGKTPQAVNDMRRVLDDKAVDAVIVATPDHWHAPAAILACEAGKHVYVEKPCSHNIREGRLLVDAARRNKRIVQHGTQVRSTDMMIEAVQKLREGIIGDVLVVKAWNIQKRKSIGHGKPSEAPDGLDYDNWVGPAAMVPYQENRVHDGWHWWYDFGTGDMGNDGVHDIDYARWGLGVTTHPSKVTAVGGKYFFDDDQQFPDTQQVTFEYPGDGKPGNRRMFIYEQRLWSTNYPHNVDSGAEFYGTDGQLFLSRRGKIQVLGERNRRTEVAVMPEPQNAEKHVANFLDSVRNERRPNGDIQHGHLSSSLCHLGNIATRLGRSLEFDPEQETFINDDEANALVSRSYRDHWGAPAGA
- a CDS encoding rhomboid family intramembrane serine protease, with amino-acid sequence MGFENRDYARSGNSGGYGGGYGNSGGNWAINYLLVANIAIFLLQQLSRQPGMGAGNDPVSNYLSLSLHSLEQFQIWRLVTYGFCHGSFMHIFFNMYVLWMFGRIVEPIYGSKEFLAFYLTGIVVSGLCHVGIQLVDGNIAGVIGASGGVNAVVFLCAMLYPRMTILFMFVIPIEFRFLAVGYALIDLFGVISPGDSVIAHAAHLGGAAFGVAYKYFGWRIMPLLSFGNWKMPKRRPKPNPEIRPYRPPEPPASQNLDSRVDEILIKIQEQGEASLTDEERKILTDASKKYKNRP